The sequence below is a genomic window from Synechococcus sp. PCC 7335.
AAGGTTGTATGCACGAGTATTCCCTTTCTGACCAGTCACGGAACAAGCTTGCAAATGTAAGATTGGTAGCTTGCTTGCAAAGCGGCAGAATTCAAGAGACGCCAAGCTTGGGGCTAGTCTATTCCCTCATGACGCCAGGGAACAGGATCAACAGAAATGCCGTTGACAAATAAGCCCCAGTGCAGGTTGGGCCCGGTTGCAAATCCAGTAGCGCCCATATAGCCGATTAGCTGTCCTTGCTGCACCATATCGCCTTCATTAACAGCGAATCCGGATAGATGGATCATCACACTGGTGACACCTTGTCCATGGTCGATGCCGAGGGTGTTGCCGTTGAGGACAAAGCCATCTGACTCACGACCTACCAAAGCGATCCGACCAGCCGCAGGCGCATAGATAGGTGAGCCATTTCCGGCAGCGTAGTCCACGCCTCTGTGGTAGTAGCCTTCTGCAAAAATGCCATTGTAGTAGCGCTGGTTGCCATATGCCGAGCTGACATAGCCATTACTAGGTCTAGCCATGGGACCGTCCCAGTAGCGGGTAGGCGTACGCAAGGCTCGAAGGGCATCTAGGCTATCAAACTCGTAGTCAGTGCCTTCTAAGCCAGCCCGGCCAGGCGAAAGGTTGATGTATTGCGTATTAAAGCTACGGTTGCCAATGCTCACGGCGATGTTATTTGTCCCTTCGGAGCCCTCTACTCGAAGCGCCATTCGACCGGGGGTTGTGTTGGGGCTAGTGGGTACTAGTGCTCTATAGCGATTATCCGACAACGGGAAAGCAGTATAAGTAGTATCCTCTACAGTAACCGTAGGCATTGCACTACTATTTCCCTCAACAACAACTGAGAGAGTATCGCCTTGAGCAGGGCTCGTCGGCAAAACTTGAACCTGATACGCCTTGGCAGGATGGGCGATCGCACTCCACAAGCATACGGTTCCTACTAGAGCTGGCAGAACCCAGCGCTTTCGAGCAGTCAGTCTAGAAACGGTTATACTCAGCGTCTGCCAACAGGCATGGAGATAAGCAGTGAAGGAAGTCATCATAGTTGGTGTGTGGTGCCTTTATCCTTAGCTAATAATTGTTTTTGGAAAAGCTTGTTAATGGATTATCTTAGTCAAATTCTCGATCGTCTTTTGGGATTAAGTACGGATAATATTTCGGTATGGCAGATGTGTATGCGAGCGATATTCGTTTACGTAGGTGCGCTGCTAATGGTAAGAATGCTAGGCGATCGCCGCTTTGCAGGCAAGTATGCCACTTTTGATGTCATTATCGGCATTATGCTCGGCGCAACTTTGAGCCGGGCAATTAGCGGCTCTTCTCCATTTTTTCCTACTCTGCTCTCTGCTTTTGCGCTGGTGGCGATGCATCGGCTGCTATCGGCCGTGTCGTTCCGATTTACTTGGCTAGAGCAGTGGATTAAAGGCGGACCTCGGGTGCTGATCAAAAACGGTAGGATAGATCAGCAAGTGCTAAGAGAAACCCACATCACCTCTCAGGATTTGGAAGTTGTGATGCGATCGCAGGGTACATTTCCTCAGTCTTGGCAGCAGAAGTCTTGGCAGCAGATAGAAGAACAAGTAGATATGGCAACGCTAGAGCCTAATGGCAGCATCAACATCAAACTACGATCTGATTAGCGCTTCCACTTAGCTTCCATTTAGATCGAGGCCAATGGGACAAAAATCTTAATCTGCTCGGCATCAACGGCGGTCAATCGCGCCAAGAACATAGCTAAAAGGCGCTGTTAGTAGAATCACCACTGGGATAATCTCTAGTCGCCCCATCCACATCATTAGCATCAATGCACATTTGCCTAGCCAGTGCAGAGAAGGACCAGAAATACCGCTAGACAAACCGGCTGCGCCTAGTGCTGACGCGCTCTCAAAAATGACGTCACTGAGCGTATATTCGTTTGGCACTAGCCGCACCAGCACCAAGACACAGCCTAGCAGACACACTAGCCATAGCACCAGCAAGACAGCGGCTTCTTCTACTTGACGACTCGCTTGATCAGGCAAGAGCGCTTTCCGATTGATCTGACGAATGTAGACTTGATGGGCGCTCAGCGATAGCTTACGGAAATGCCAAGATACGCCCTCTCCTAGCGCGAGTGTGCGCGATAGCTTAACACCGCCAGCGGTCGAACCGGCCGCGCCGCCGATCACCATCGCCAAACTTAGTAAGAGCTTATTGGTGGAGCTCATAAACTGAATCGACTGGGTGCTAAAGCCGCAGGTCGTGAGCGCGGAGGTCCACTGGAAGATACTATCTACCCAGGCAAACTGAGCCGAAGTGCTATATTGCTCAGCGGCAACTATGACGCTACCGACAATGAGTAATAGCCACATCAGTCGATGCTGACGATCTCGCCAGAATGTCAATAGCTGTCCTTCTAGAAACTGGTCGTGCTGATTGAAGGCGATCGCACCCACCACCATTACAAGTACGATCGCCATCTTAGTGAAGGTTCCATAGACCGCCATGCTGTTGTCGGTCACACTAAATCCACCTGTGGAGATCGCCGTCATGGCATGATTTAGGGCGGGCCACCAGTTCATCCCTGTGACCCGAAACAAAACGATGCTTGCTATTGTGTAGAGCGCATATATTACGCAAATCCGCCGAACGGTGCGCGTCATCGTCAGCCGCATCTGCGCGTCTCGTGTTTCTGCTTGGTAGAGCGAGTACTGGTCTTGAAGCGGTTCTAGTAACGCGATCGCAAACACGATCAGACCTAAGCCGCCCACCCACTCCATCAGCGATCGCCACCATTGCAAACAGGCCGGTAGCTCACTTTCTCGAAGCACCATGGTCAACCCTGTGCTGGTCAAACCCGAAAATCCCTCAAACAGGGCGTTTATAAAGTTGGTAAAATAGCCGACTGTCGGCGAAGCTAGATCTCCCATTGCGATCGCCGTAAACCATATGGGCAAACCGCCAATCACAGCAATCAGTCCCCAGCTAAGGGCTACGCTAATCAAGGTCTGCTTAGTAGGAACACTCGCAGGCTTTTTGCCGAGTGAATGTAGCAGCAGCGCCAGCAGCGAAGTGATGAGGAGGCTAGCAAGGAACGGTAATACCGCGAACCACTCCCTCGCTATCAAACAAATTGGCAAAGACAGCAGCAGCATACCTATTGGAATTAGTAAAAATCTACTAACGTCTCGACTGATCGCCGTTAGATAGATCTTCATGATTTTTCTGAATCAACGTATTCATAGAGCCGATGAGCAACAATACCTGCCGGATCGCTAATCACCTGCACGCCTAACCTTTCGAACATGCCAGTGTGAGACTGCTGGTTGACCAAGCTAATACAAGTCTCTACCTTGTGCTCTTTGGCGAGTACCATAGCCATCAGATTTTGGGCATCGTCATGCGTTGTGGCAACTACCGCATCGGCTCGATCGACTTCCGCTTCGTTCAAGATATCTTCGTCACCAATGCTGCCTACGAAAGCGCGAACATCATGCTCTTTCAAAATTTCTCTAGCCCGCCCTTCTTCTTTTTCGATTAATGCGACCTCATGGTTTTGCTCGAGGGCTATCTGAATAAACCGCTGCCCTTCAGGACCAGCACCCACCACAATTAAATACATCGTTCATCCGTAAAAAATGACCATAGTCGAGCTTATCGTAGCGGCCAGCGGTCTCCACAAAATGTATCTAAAAAACATAGATTGAGTCGCGCTTTCTAATGTAGGCGATCACGCACCCGAGTCGAGGAAGATACCAATTTTGCTAAATAATCGCCTCTTCATTACATCTCCACCTTTCTTTGTTGAAATAAGCTCGGTTCACGTAAATAACTATATTCAACTAGATTCACAAAAACATGACGACCCTTATTCAACGTCCGAATATAAGCCAGTGGGAGAGATTCTGCCAGTGGATCACAAGTACTGAGAACCGTCTTTATATTGGGTGGTTCGGTGTTCTGATGCTGCCACTTCTTGGCGTCTCTATCACTGTGTTTGTCACCGCCTTCATCGCAGCACCTCCAGTTGATATCGACGGCATCCGCGAACCGCTTTCTGGCTCGCTGCTGTACGGCAACAATATTATTACGGCTGCCGTTGTTCCTACCTCTAATGCCATTGGGCTTCACTTTTATCCGATCTGGGAAGCCGCCACATTAGACGAATGGCTCTATAACGGAGGGCCTTATCAGATGATCGCCTTCCACTACATTCCAGCCCTGCTATGTTATTTGGGCCGAGAATGGGAGCTGAGCTATCGACTAGGAATGCGTCCTTGGATTTGCATTGCCTACTCCGCGCCTGTTGCAGCGACTATTTCTGTTTTCTTGATCTATCCAATTGGTCAGGGCAGCTTTTCTGATGGTCTACCGATGGGCATCAGCGGCACTTTCAACTTCATGTTCGTCTTCCAGGCAGAGCATAATATTCTAATGCACCCATTCCACATGCTTGGCGTTGCGGGTGTACTGGGCGGTTCCTTGTTCTGTGCAATGCACGGCTCGTTAGTGACCTCTAGCTTGGTCAGAGAAACTAGCGACTCACAGTCTCAAAACGAGGGCTATAAATTTGGCCAAGAAGAAGAGACTTACAATATTCTGGCTGCTCACGGCTACTTTGGTCGATTGATCTTCCAGTATGCTAGTTTCAACAATTCCCGCCAGCTTCACTTCTTCTTAGCCGCGTGGCCAGTGGTTTGTATCTGGTTTGTAGCGTTGGGAATTAGTACAATGGCCTTTAACCTTAATGGTTTCAACTTCAATCATTCTGTTCTAGACTCGCAAGGTCGCGTGCTGCCGAGCTGGGCAGATGTGGTCAATCGTGCCAGTCTAGGCTTTGAAGTTATGCACGAGCGCAATGCACACAACTTTCCATTAGACTTGGCTAGCGGAGAATCCGTTCAGGTTGCTATGCGTGCTCCTCATATTGGCGCTTGATACATTCTCTGATGAATAAATCGTAGTGGCAACTTATCCTTGTTATCTAGGTAGCGCTTTCCATCAGGAGAGCGCTTTTCTCTTGCTTACTAACCTATTGCCTTCTCCAGGGATGAAGTGTATCTATAGCATTCGCTATTACGCGCTGCATACTTCCCCCACAGCAAAACCCCTGTCACAAGAGAGCTGAGTGGCGATCGCTATAGTGTGGGATGTATCCGAGTATATGCTTAGCGCGTACAAGCCAGACAGATTAAGCCCTTCGCTTGGTCAACGATGAGCGCTCGGCTAAGAGAAATTGCGTGAAGCGGAATGGATGCAGCGCGACTGATAAAGTTCTTCTGTGATGACTGAATGATTCCCCAACTAGTGAAGAAAGCTTCCTGGACGTGACTGAACGGCTCTTATCGTTTTCATAGGATACTTCTCCCCAAAGAGCTACAGAAAACTAGCAAAAGCAAACCGCACGACGTGGAGGATTGCCGTACGGTTAATGAAGTCTTTCTCTGTATTCTTGTTTCTAAACGTCAATGCCTTCGACAATAACAGTACCGTTATATAGCTGAAGAATGGTCAAAATGAACAGCAGAAGCGCAATCAGCATAATCCCCATCAGGGGAGCTGTGCCCCAGCCAGGAACTACTTTGCCCGCTTCGGAATTGAGCTTTCTTAAAGGATATTGCAAAGGTGCAGCTTTGTTGGAAACGTATTTTTGTCGCATGAGAACCTTATTAGAACAATTAGGTGTATCTAGAAAGCGACAAGATGTACTATCATCTTGTCGCTTGATTTGGCTTTATGCAGGTGTTTGTTGAGAGGTTGGGTCACCGACTTTCTTGAAGTAGCCCCACTCCACTTGCTCAGCGCTTAGGCTCGGATCAATGCCGGAGAACACGTCTTGGAAGAGCGCTCTCAACCCATGCCAGATATGGCCAAAGAACCACAGCAGGCCAAAGATCACATGGAAGAAAGCAAAGAAACCTCGATTGCTGGTTCTAAATAAACCGTCAGAGTCGTAGACACTGCGATCGAATTCAAACGGCTCTCCTAGCTGAGCGCGACGAGCATATTTTTTAACGTCTTTAGGATCGCTAAACGTCTGTCCATCTAGCTCTCCGCCGTAAAAGCTCACGGTTACGCCCGTCTGTTCGATTCCATATTTGGATTCTGCCTGCCGGAAAGGGATATCGGCACGAACGATGCCGTCTTGGTCGAACAAGACAACTGGAAAGTTCTCAAAGAAGTTTGGCATTCTGCGAACTGTAAGCTCTCTGCCTTCGCCATCTTTAAAGACTGGATGACCTAGCCAGCCGGTGGGTAGACCGTCGCCGTCTACCATGCGTCCGACTCGGAAGAGTCCACCTTTGGCCGGACTGTTGCCGATGTAGTCGTAAAAAGCGAGTTTGGTCGGAATCTCTGACCACGCCTCAGACGGACTTTTGCCGTCGCTAATACTGGCTTTTACCTGGCGGCTGATCGCTTGTTGAAAGAAGCCTTGGTCCCATTGATACCGAGTTGGTCCCCAGAGTTCGATAGGGGTGGTAGCCGTGCCATACCACATCGTCCCGGCGGCAATGAAAGCCCCCGAAAAGAAGACGGCTAGCCCGCTGGCTAGTGTGCCTTCGATGTTTCCCATCCTTAGCCCCTTGTATAGATATTCAGGTGGCCGAACAAAGATGTGAAACAGTCCGCCGATGATAGCAACGATGCCTAGGGCAATGTGATGAGCGACCACGCCGCCTGGATTGTGGGGATCGAATCCGGCTGCGCCCCATTCTGGGGCAACACCCTGAATATGTCCGGTAAGTCCTAGCGGATCTGAAACCCACATACCAGGACCGAACAAACCCGTGAGATGGAAAGCACCAAAGCCGAAGCAGAGAATTCCGGCTAGGGTGAGGTGAATGCCGAAGACTTTAGGCAAGTCGATTACGGGTTCGTCTGTTTTGGGATCAAAGAAAGTGGCTACGTCCCAGTAGACCCAGTGCCAACAGGCAGCGAGGAAAGAGAGCCCCGAAAAGATAATGTGCGCGATCGCCACCGTCTCAAACGTCCAAAATCCTGGGTTTGTAAACGTCTCACCGGTGACGCTCCAGCCTTGCCAAGAATTCACCACGCCGAGCCTAGAGACGAACGGCATTAAAAAACAACCCTGTCGCCACATTGGATTCAAAACCGGGTCGCTTGGGTCAAACAGCGCCAGCTCGAACAGCAGCATCGAACCTGCAAACCCAGCACATAGGGCATTGTGCATGATATGCACGGCAATCAATCGACCCGGATCGTTCAGCACAGATGTGTGAACACGATACCAAGGGAGTCCCATCGGATTTTCTCCTGAAATAAACAATCGATTTTTATCTATCGCTTTGGCCACTTAAGCTTTGGGCACTAGCTTTAGGCACTTAGCGCGATCACCACTTTGCTCCACCCATGCTTTAGCGGTGAAACCTTTGTCATCGCCTTTGGCACAACAGAGCAAAGTGATCAGCTAGAGAGCAAAGTGATCAGCTAGCAGTGCGGATGCAGCCGATGCTAGCTCTAGTCAGAACGCAAGCTCGGATCAATCGGTGCCATCGATAGCACGGGCTCATCTTCGCGGTCTAGTCCAGTTTCAAACCCAGCCGCTGCCGCTCTCGCCCGGCCAGCGTGCCAGAGGTGACCGACTAAAAAGAAAAAGCCAAAGATAAAGTGAGCCGAAGCGAGCCAGGTTCTAGGAGAAACATAGTTGAACGCATTGGATTCTGTCGCTAGACCTGCCACAGAGTTCAGTGAGCCGATCGGCGAGTGGGTCATATATTCTGCGGCCCGCCTCAGCTGCCAGGGCTGAACATCGTGCTGAAGCTTGTCTAAATCCAAACCGTTCTTGCCGCGTAAAGGCTCTAGCCACGGAGCACGCGCATCCCAAAATCGCATGGTCTCACCACCAAAGATGATCTCTCCAGTCGGCGATCGCTGCAAATATTTACCCAGACCCGTTGGCCCCTGCGCCGAGGCGACATCCGCGCCCATTCCTTGATCTCTCATCAAAAATACAAAAGACTGTGCCTGCGAAGATTCTGGAACCGTCGGTCCATAGAACACACTTGGATAAGCTGTATTGTTGAACCAGATAAAGGCCGCTGCAATAAACGCCTGACCAGCAACATTCCCTAAACTTTGAGAGAGATAGGTTTCTCCTGTCCAAGGAAAAAGATTATAGGTCCATCGCAGTGGCGGCACGAGAATATGCCAGATACCGCCTGCGATCAAAATACAGCCGATCCAAATATGGCCACCGATAATGTCTTCTAAATTGTTGACGCTGACAATCCAGCCTTCTCCTCCAGTGGGCCTTTTGATCAGATAGCCAAAGATGATGCGCGGATCCAACGTCGGGTTGGTGACTAAGCGAACATCGCCACCGCCGGGTGCCCAGGGATCATATAGGCCACCCCAGTACATTGCTTTGGCCGCAAAGAGCAGGGCAAAGATGCCTAAAATCGCAATATGAAAGCCTAGAATCTGTGCGACTTTGGCTCTATCTGTCCAGTCAAACTGAAAGAAACCGTAGAGCTTTTCTGGGCCTTTGATAGCATGATACATGCCGCCAATACCCAGCACCGCCGAGCCAATTAGGTGAGCCACGCCAATGGCGAAAAAGGGGAACATGCTGGTAATTTCACCAGATTGCCCGACGCCAATTCCCAAAGTGGCAATGTGGGGCATCAAGATACATCCCTGCTCGTACATTGGCTTGGACAGGTTAAAGTGGGAGACTTCAAACAGCAGCATGCCACCTGCCCACAGCGCGACTAGGCCAGCATGGGCGACGTGGGCTCCAAGAAAGCGCCCAGTTAGCTCTGGGGTAATGAGACGAGCATTTCCGGCCCACCAGGCATAGCCGCTCGTAGCCTCGTCATAGCCTGGACTAGCGGGTGCCAAAATTGAGCCAACTTCAGCGGTAGGAGAGAGTGATAAGTCTGGAATCGTTTCGAGTGGAGTTTCCATATGAGTAGGTCAGGTGAGAAAACTATGGATGAATGCTTTTTGTTCTTATTCAGAAAAGCCACGGGGAAGAACTTCATCGGGGAAAACAAACTTTTTCGCAGGCTGATCCATTTCTGAAAGCCAAGCGCGAAGTCCTTCATTCAACAGAATGTTTTTGGTATAAAACGTTTCAAATTCAGGATCTTCAGCGGCCCTGATCTCTTGACTAACAAAGTCATAGGCTCTGAGATTAAAGGCCAATCCGGCCATGCCGATAGCGCTCATCCACAAACCAGTGACGGGAACGAACAGCATGAAAAAATGCAGCCAGCGTTTGTTGGAAAAGGCAATCCCAAAGATCTGCGACCAAAACCGATTGGCGGTCACCATGGAGTAGGTCTCTTCACCTTGATCGGTGCTAAAGCCTTTGAAAGTGTTTTTACTTTGGTTGTCTCTAAAGAGCGTATTTTGTACCGTTGCGCCGTGGATAGCGCAGAGCAATGCGCCGCCCAGAACGCCCGTGACGCCCATCATATGGAAGGGATTAAGCGTGTAGTTATGAAAGCCTTGGAAGAAAAGTAGGAAGCGGAAGATAGCGGAGACGCCAAAGCCGGGGCCGAAAAACCAGCTAGATTGACCCAGGGGATAGATCAAAAACGTGGCGCAGTAGACGGCGATTGGGGCAGAAAAGGCGATCGCATTATAAGGCCGAATTCCAACTAGCCTAGCAATCTCAATTTGCCTGAGCATAAATCCGATCAGTCCAAACACGCCGTGCAGGGCGGTAAACGTCCAGAGCCCGCCAATCTGGCACCAGCGCACAAAGTCTCCGCTCGCCTCTGGCCCCCAAAGCAACAACAGCGAATGGCCCATGCTCTCTGCTGGCGTAGACACCGCTACGGTGAGAAAATTGCAGCCTTCTAGATAGGAAGACACTAGGCCGTGGGTATACCAAGAGGTGACAAAAGTCGTTCCGGTAAACCAAGCGCCGATCGCTAAAAAAGAACAGGGAAAGAGTAGCAGCCCTGACCAGCCAATAAAAACAAAGCGATCACGCTTTAGCCAGTCATCAAGCTGCTTGATCCAATCTCTCGCTGAGCCAAGAGAGCCCATCGTAATTGTCATTGTTGTATCCTCGTCGTGTGCTGGGGAGTCTTTTGAGATGATTTTGTAAACTTGTAGTCGCTATGCTGCCGCTTGCCTAGCACTTTGTCTGGCGCTGCGATCTTTGATGCCAAAGTACGAAGGCCCAGGCCGCACCAGCTCCTGAATAATTTGATCGAAGTAAGGGATGATTGCCTCAGCTTCGGCTTCAGAGAGCAGGGCGATCGCTTCCGCTTTTAAGCAGCGCAGGTACTGCAAAATATTGTCTAGAGGAATGCCGATATTGGTGTATAGCTCCTTCATGCCTAGAAGCCCAATTTCTCTGAGTGGCTGATCGTTTCCAGCTAGCAAGCAATAGCTAATCAGGCGGATGTACCAGCTCATATCGCGCTGCGCCGCC
It includes:
- a CDS encoding M23 family metallopeptidase; this encodes MTSFTAYLHACWQTLSITVSRLTARKRWVLPALVGTVCLWSAIAHPAKAYQVQVLPTSPAQGDTLSVVVEGNSSAMPTVTVEDTTYTAFPLSDNRYRALVPTSPNTTPGRMALRVEGSEGTNNIAVSIGNRSFNTQYINLSPGRAGLEGTDYEFDSLDALRALRTPTRYWDGPMARPSNGYVSSAYGNQRYYNGIFAEGYYHRGVDYAAGNGSPIYAPAAGRIALVGRESDGFVLNGNTLGIDHGQGVTSVMIHLSGFAVNEGDMVQQGQLIGYMGATGFATGPNLHWGLFVNGISVDPVPWRHEGID
- a CDS encoding DUF421 domain-containing protein; its protein translation is MDYLSQILDRLLGLSTDNISVWQMCMRAIFVYVGALLMVRMLGDRRFAGKYATFDVIIGIMLGATLSRAISGSSPFFPTLLSAFALVAMHRLLSAVSFRFTWLEQWIKGGPRVLIKNGRIDQQVLRETHITSQDLEVVMRSQGTFPQSWQQKSWQQIEEQVDMATLEPNGSINIKLRSD
- a CDS encoding TrkH family potassium uptake protein, with the translated sequence MKIYLTAISRDVSRFLLIPIGMLLLSLPICLIAREWFAVLPFLASLLITSLLALLLHSLGKKPASVPTKQTLISVALSWGLIAVIGGLPIWFTAIAMGDLASPTVGYFTNFINALFEGFSGLTSTGLTMVLRESELPACLQWWRSLMEWVGGLGLIVFAIALLEPLQDQYSLYQAETRDAQMRLTMTRTVRRICVIYALYTIASIVLFRVTGMNWWPALNHAMTAISTGGFSVTDNSMAVYGTFTKMAIVLVMVVGAIAFNQHDQFLEGQLLTFWRDRQHRLMWLLLIVGSVIVAAEQYSTSAQFAWVDSIFQWTSALTTCGFSTQSIQFMSSTNKLLLSLAMVIGGAAGSTAGGVKLSRTLALGEGVSWHFRKLSLSAHQVYIRQINRKALLPDQASRQVEEAAVLLVLWLVCLLGCVLVLVRLVPNEYTLSDVIFESASALGAAGLSSGISGPSLHWLGKCALMLMMWMGRLEIIPVVILLTAPFSYVLGAIDRR
- a CDS encoding TrkA family potassium uptake protein, producing MYLIVVGAGPEGQRFIQIALEQNHEVALIEKEEGRAREILKEHDVRAFVGSIGDEDILNEAEVDRADAVVATTHDDAQNLMAMVLAKEHKVETCISLVNQQSHTGMFERLGVQVISDPAGIVAHRLYEYVDSEKS
- the psbA gene encoding photosystem II q(b) protein — its product is MTTLIQRPNISQWERFCQWITSTENRLYIGWFGVLMLPLLGVSITVFVTAFIAAPPVDIDGIREPLSGSLLYGNNIITAAVVPTSNAIGLHFYPIWEAATLDEWLYNGGPYQMIAFHYIPALLCYLGREWELSYRLGMRPWICIAYSAPVAATISVFLIYPIGQGSFSDGLPMGISGTFNFMFVFQAEHNILMHPFHMLGVAGVLGGSLFCAMHGSLVTSSLVRETSDSQSQNEGYKFGQEEETYNILAAHGYFGRLIFQYASFNNSRQLHFFLAAWPVVCIWFVALGISTMAFNLNGFNFNHSVLDSQGRVLPSWADVVNRASLGFEVMHERNAHNFPLDLASGESVQVAMRAPHIGA
- the psbH gene encoding photosystem II reaction center phosphoprotein PsbH; this encodes MRQKYVSNKAAPLQYPLRKLNSEAGKVVPGWGTAPLMGIMLIALLLFILTILQLYNGTVIVEGIDV
- the psbB gene encoding photosystem II chlorophyll-binding protein CP47 — encoded protein: MGLPWYRVHTSVLNDPGRLIAVHIMHNALCAGFAGSMLLFELALFDPSDPVLNPMWRQGCFLMPFVSRLGVVNSWQGWSVTGETFTNPGFWTFETVAIAHIIFSGLSFLAACWHWVYWDVATFFDPKTDEPVIDLPKVFGIHLTLAGILCFGFGAFHLTGLFGPGMWVSDPLGLTGHIQGVAPEWGAAGFDPHNPGGVVAHHIALGIVAIIGGLFHIFVRPPEYLYKGLRMGNIEGTLASGLAVFFSGAFIAAGTMWYGTATTPIELWGPTRYQWDQGFFQQAISRQVKASISDGKSPSEAWSEIPTKLAFYDYIGNSPAKGGLFRVGRMVDGDGLPTGWLGHPVFKDGEGRELTVRRMPNFFENFPVVLFDQDGIVRADIPFRQAESKYGIEQTGVTVSFYGGELDGQTFSDPKDVKKYARRAQLGEPFEFDRSVYDSDGLFRTSNRGFFAFFHVIFGLLWFFGHIWHGLRALFQDVFSGIDPSLSAEQVEWGYFKKVGDPTSQQTPA
- the psbC gene encoding photosystem II reaction center protein CP43; the encoded protein is METPLETIPDLSLSPTAEVGSILAPASPGYDEATSGYAWWAGNARLITPELTGRFLGAHVAHAGLVALWAGGMLLFEVSHFNLSKPMYEQGCILMPHIATLGIGVGQSGEITSMFPFFAIGVAHLIGSAVLGIGGMYHAIKGPEKLYGFFQFDWTDRAKVAQILGFHIAILGIFALLFAAKAMYWGGLYDPWAPGGGDVRLVTNPTLDPRIIFGYLIKRPTGGEGWIVSVNNLEDIIGGHIWIGCILIAGGIWHILVPPLRWTYNLFPWTGETYLSQSLGNVAGQAFIAAAFIWFNNTAYPSVFYGPTVPESSQAQSFVFLMRDQGMGADVASAQGPTGLGKYLQRSPTGEIIFGGETMRFWDARAPWLEPLRGKNGLDLDKLQHDVQPWQLRRAAEYMTHSPIGSLNSVAGLATESNAFNYVSPRTWLASAHFIFGFFFLVGHLWHAGRARAAAAGFETGLDREDEPVLSMAPIDPSLRSD
- the psbD gene encoding photosystem II D2 protein (photosystem q(a) protein); this translates as MTITMGSLGSARDWIKQLDDWLKRDRFVFIGWSGLLLFPCSFLAIGAWFTGTTFVTSWYTHGLVSSYLEGCNFLTVAVSTPAESMGHSLLLLWGPEASGDFVRWCQIGGLWTFTALHGVFGLIGFMLRQIEIARLVGIRPYNAIAFSAPIAVYCATFLIYPLGQSSWFFGPGFGVSAIFRFLLFFQGFHNYTLNPFHMMGVTGVLGGALLCAIHGATVQNTLFRDNQSKNTFKGFSTDQGEETYSMVTANRFWSQIFGIAFSNKRWLHFFMLFVPVTGLWMSAIGMAGLAFNLRAYDFVSQEIRAAEDPEFETFYTKNILLNEGLRAWLSEMDQPAKKFVFPDEVLPRGFSE
- the apcD gene encoding allophycocyanin subunit alpha-B, with amino-acid sequence MSIVKQIISNADEELRYPTPGELEMIRSFCKTGASQIQLAKTLESHAPTIVERGTRKFWQICPRTPSNSGSPRKTEAAQRDMSWYIRLISYCLLAGNDQPLREIGLLGMKELYTNIGIPLDNILQYLRCLKAEAIALLSEAEAEAIIPYFDQIIQELVRPGPSYFGIKDRSARQSARQAAA